One window of the Betaproteobacteria bacterium genome contains the following:
- a CDS encoding LysE family transporter — translation MTSTTWLAYLVAVVIVCISPGPGALSSMSAGMRYGFAVGMWNLVGLQLAIIVNVLMIWLGLGALLMASSTAFEIIKIGGALYLVYLGVQKFRERPVSFEEIAAGTKFDDTSRWGLVKQGLLVNLTNPKGLVFLIAVLPQFVDATRPTAMQYAVMGATMVVVDVLVMMCYTGLAARVLMMLKDPNHIRWTNRGIGSLFVVAGGALAVFKRA, via the coding sequence ATGACCTCTACCACTTGGCTTGCCTACCTCGTCGCGGTCGTCATCGTGTGCATTTCCCCCGGTCCCGGTGCGCTGTCTTCAATGTCGGCCGGCATGCGATACGGATTTGCGGTCGGCATGTGGAATCTCGTCGGGTTGCAGCTCGCCATCATTGTCAATGTACTCATGATCTGGCTGGGACTGGGTGCGCTGTTGATGGCCTCCTCGACGGCATTTGAAATCATCAAAATCGGTGGCGCGCTGTACCTCGTTTACCTGGGCGTCCAGAAATTCCGCGAGCGTCCCGTCTCGTTTGAGGAGATCGCCGCCGGAACAAAGTTCGACGACACGTCGCGTTGGGGCCTGGTAAAACAAGGCCTGCTGGTGAACCTGACCAACCCCAAAGGCCTGGTCTTCCTCATCGCCGTGCTGCCGCAATTTGTCGACGCGACCCGGCCAACCGCGATGCAATACGCCGTCATGGGCGCGACGATGGTCGTGGTCGATGTGCTCGTGATGATGTGCTACACCGGTCTCGCGGCAAGGGTCCTCATGATGCTGAAAGACCCGAATCACATTCGCTGGACGAATCGGGGGATCGGCAGTTTGTTCGTGGTGGCGGGCGGGGCGTTGGCGGTGTTTAAGAGGGCGTGA
- a CDS encoding NADP-dependent oxidoreductase: MKAAYITGYGGPEKLEVGERPAPSIGPHDLLVEVKAASINPVDYKIRAGMLKIMLAFRMPLILGQDLSGVVTEVGAKVSRFKPGDEIFARLDKSAIGAFAELATVRESDAARKPGNLTHIEAASIPLVGLTSWQVMQDMMGLKSGQTILIHAGSGGVGTFAIQLAKYLGAIVATTASARNAELVRRLGADIVVDYKTQRFEDVVKEPDFVFDTQGGELLMRSIAITKPHGAVITIGGIPTPRVMREWELARWKQWLAAFMTRKPRALAAKRGVRFDYHFMSPSGMQLAAIAALLESGIIVPVVDKVFPLDAARDAFAYAEAGHAVGKVVLVP; the protein is encoded by the coding sequence ATGAAGGCCGCCTACATCACAGGCTACGGCGGCCCGGAAAAACTGGAAGTGGGTGAGCGCCCGGCACCGTCGATCGGCCCGCACGACCTGCTGGTGGAAGTGAAAGCCGCCAGCATCAATCCAGTCGATTACAAAATTCGCGCGGGCATGCTGAAAATCATGCTGGCCTTCCGCATGCCGCTGATCCTCGGCCAGGACCTGTCCGGCGTGGTTACCGAGGTGGGCGCAAAGGTTTCGCGCTTCAAGCCGGGAGACGAGATTTTTGCACGCCTCGACAAATCGGCCATCGGCGCATTCGCTGAATTGGCAACGGTGCGCGAGAGCGACGCGGCGCGAAAGCCCGGCAACCTCACGCATATTGAGGCCGCCTCGATTCCGCTGGTCGGCCTGACATCATGGCAGGTGATGCAGGACATGATGGGCCTGAAATCCGGACAGACCATTCTCATTCATGCGGGGTCGGGCGGTGTGGGCACGTTCGCGATCCAGTTGGCAAAGTATCTGGGCGCGATCGTCGCCACGACCGCAAGCGCGCGCAATGCCGAACTCGTCAGGCGCCTCGGTGCGGACATCGTTGTCGATTACAAAACGCAGCGATTCGAGGATGTGGTAAAGGAACCTGACTTTGTGTTCGACACGCAAGGGGGTGAACTCTTGATGCGGTCCATCGCCATCACCAAACCGCACGGCGCCGTCATCACCATCGGCGGCATCCCGACGCCGCGCGTGATGCGGGAATGGGAATTGGCGAGATGGAAGCAATGGCTCGCCGCGTTCATGACGCGCAAGCCGCGCGCACTGGCGGCGAAGCGCGGCGTACGATTTGACTATCACTTCATGTCGCCGTCGGGGATGCAGCTCGCGGCGATCGCGGCACTACTGGAGAGCGGGATCATCGTCCCCGTCGTCGACAAAGTGTTTCCACTCGACGCCGCGCGCGACGCTTTCGCCTATGCGGAAGCGGGACATGCGGTCGGCAAGGTCGTCCTTGTTCCATAG
- a CDS encoding DUF3052 family protein, with amino-acid sequence MATAGYSGTPLPKKLGLKEGETLVLLNPPEGIEEFLAPLPATATLSGKLAASNRLVILFCKDTATMMKSLSAVSEKLDADGSLWISWPKKSSPLFVDLTEDGIRAIALPTGLVDVKVCAVNADWSGLKLMVRKELRAKWNRK; translated from the coding sequence ATGGCGACGGCAGGATACAGCGGTACCCCGCTTCCCAAAAAGCTTGGGCTCAAGGAAGGCGAAACCCTTGTGTTGCTCAATCCGCCGGAAGGCATTGAGGAATTCCTGGCGCCGCTGCCCGCGACGGCGACGCTATCCGGCAAGCTCGCCGCAAGCAACAGACTTGTCATCCTGTTTTGCAAAGACACGGCGACCATGATGAAGTCGCTGTCCGCAGTATCCGAAAAGCTCGACGCCGATGGCAGCCTGTGGATTTCGTGGCCAAAAAAATCCTCGCCGCTGTTTGTTGATCTCACCGAAGACGGCATTCGCGCCATTGCGCTGCCGACCGGACTCGTTGATGTAAAGGTCTGCGCGGTGAATGCAGACTGGTCGGGGCTAAAATTGATGGTGCGAAAAGAATTGCGCGCCAAATGGAACAGGAAATAG
- a CDS encoding DNA polymerase → MALHSLLVDFNSYFASCEQQARPELRGRPVGVVPMLADTTCLIAASYEAKKFGVKTLTNVGEAKKRIPDIVLVVARHELYIDFHHKAVKVVDEIAPVREVLSIDEMVCDLPAGFRSVERITELAQHIKRNMAEKVGEFLKVSIGVAPNTFLAKLASDMQKPDGLVFLDEQDVPGKILHLPLRALSGIGSNMEARLLKHGICTMADLYAQTPEQLRSVWGGVGGERFHARLRGAEVHDVDHGMGSIGHSHVLAPDLRNRDDAYSVLNRLTQKAAMRLRKTGYYAGRIAIKVKFLNGPSWEKETRFMETQDTLDLLHAMDQLWTGFPKKKQLMLLQVGVVLTDLTSEAAQSARLFDDLEQTGDKKKLNAAIDMLNTRFGKKAAYYGGAHRALDHGKLAIAFNHIPDVETEK, encoded by the coding sequence GTGGCGCTCCATTCCCTCCTCGTCGATTTCAATTCCTACTTCGCGTCCTGCGAGCAGCAGGCTCGCCCTGAGCTGCGCGGCAGGCCGGTGGGCGTGGTGCCCATGCTGGCGGATACCACGTGCCTTATTGCCGCCAGCTACGAGGCGAAGAAATTCGGCGTGAAAACGCTGACCAATGTCGGAGAGGCCAAGAAGCGTATTCCTGACATAGTGCTGGTCGTCGCCCGTCACGAGCTCTACATTGATTTCCACCACAAGGCCGTGAAGGTGGTCGACGAAATTGCGCCGGTGCGCGAAGTCCTGTCCATCGACGAAATGGTTTGCGATCTGCCCGCGGGGTTCCGGAGCGTCGAGCGCATCACCGAACTCGCGCAACATATCAAACGCAACATGGCGGAAAAGGTGGGGGAATTTCTCAAAGTCTCAATCGGTGTCGCACCCAACACCTTCCTCGCCAAGCTCGCCTCCGATATGCAAAAGCCGGATGGCCTGGTCTTCCTCGATGAACAAGACGTGCCCGGAAAAATCCTGCATTTGCCACTGCGTGCCTTGAGCGGCATTGGCAGCAACATGGAGGCGCGTCTGCTCAAACATGGCATTTGCACGATGGCAGATCTTTATGCGCAGACGCCCGAACAGCTTCGCAGCGTGTGGGGCGGCGTCGGCGGTGAGCGTTTTCATGCGAGGCTGCGCGGCGCGGAAGTGCACGATGTCGATCACGGCATGGGATCGATTGGCCATTCGCACGTGCTGGCGCCCGACCTGCGTAATCGCGACGATGCCTACTCGGTGCTGAATCGCCTCACGCAAAAAGCCGCGATGCGATTGCGAAAGACCGGTTACTACGCCGGGCGCATTGCCATCAAGGTGAAGTTCCTCAATGGACCTTCGTGGGAAAAAGAAACGCGGTTCATGGAAACGCAGGACACGCTGGATTTGCTGCACGCGATGGACCAGCTCTGGACCGGCTTTCCAAAGAAGAAACAATTGATGCTGTTGCAGGTCGGCGTGGTGTTGACGGATCTCACCTCGGAAGCGGCACAATCGGCGCGACTGTTCGACGACCTCGAACAGACCGGCGACAAGAAAAAACTCAACGCCGCCATCGATATGCTCAACACCCGCTTCGGCAAGAAAGCCGCGTACTACGGCGGCGCGCATCGTGCGCTGGATCACGGCAAACTGGCAATTGCGTTTAATCATATTCCGGATGTCGAGACCGAAAAGTGA
- a CDS encoding alkaline phosphatase family protein — translation MVTRRRILQAVATLPIAKQLTGFAAQGTVLAAVPVAGHFTHDSVRLWLQASTASVAGISFWPEQGKEGDARKIDIPLPERDACSAIAHIRGLAHDTHYRFTVQLDGKPTGTMRTFRTAPLPGAKAAPFRVYLGSCAYTEAMSPNGNPYGDEFHIFDSIAGKMQVDALPHFMLWLGDNLYLRPKGKFLGEADYASVARMDARYRDVRAMNMFQKLFAATHHYAIWDDHDYGPNDSFKTFTFKADALRLFKQYWPNPDMGSPELPGTWTSFTHQDAEFFLLDDRTYRDDEKAAPSDDKAMFGPAQLAWLKKSLSASRATFKLVCNGSQLLSEDENGHHSGWHNYRTERDAFLAWLAKEKIPGLLFISGDRHNTQVFRLKQQGAPVVYEYSSSPLTSRLSKLGKKDRANPRYVAELGVEQRNFGTLEFTGEGAARRIDASCFDSNGKPLWQHMLASAKIDSGGEPV, via the coding sequence ATGGTGACACGCCGCCGAATACTTCAAGCTGTTGCCACCCTGCCGATCGCCAAACAATTGACCGGATTTGCCGCGCAAGGCACGGTGCTGGCAGCCGTGCCAGTGGCGGGGCACTTTACCCATGACAGTGTGCGCCTCTGGCTGCAAGCGTCCACAGCCAGTGTCGCCGGTATTTCATTCTGGCCTGAGCAGGGAAAAGAAGGCGACGCCCGCAAGATCGACATTCCGCTTCCTGAAAGGGATGCATGTTCCGCCATTGCCCATATCCGCGGCCTGGCGCATGACACACACTACCGATTTACCGTGCAGCTTGATGGCAAGCCGACGGGAACGATGCGCACATTTCGTACCGCGCCATTGCCCGGGGCAAAGGCTGCACCCTTCCGCGTCTACCTCGGCTCCTGCGCATACACCGAAGCCATGTCGCCCAACGGCAATCCCTACGGCGACGAGTTTCATATCTTCGATAGCATCGCCGGCAAGATGCAGGTGGATGCATTGCCGCATTTCATGCTGTGGCTGGGCGACAATCTCTACCTCCGGCCGAAAGGTAAATTCCTGGGCGAGGCGGATTACGCCAGTGTGGCGCGCATGGATGCACGCTATCGCGATGTGCGCGCCATGAACATGTTCCAGAAGCTGTTCGCGGCCACGCATCACTATGCTATCTGGGATGATCACGATTACGGCCCGAACGACTCATTCAAGACGTTTACATTCAAGGCCGATGCGTTGCGGCTATTCAAGCAGTACTGGCCCAATCCCGACATGGGCTCGCCGGAATTACCAGGTACCTGGACATCCTTCACCCATCAGGACGCCGAGTTCTTTTTGCTCGATGACCGCACCTATCGCGACGACGAGAAAGCGGCACCGAGCGACGACAAGGCAATGTTCGGACCCGCGCAGCTCGCGTGGCTAAAGAAGTCACTTTCGGCCTCAAGGGCGACTTTCAAACTGGTTTGCAACGGCAGTCAATTACTGAGCGAGGACGAGAACGGCCATCACTCGGGCTGGCATAACTATCGAACGGAACGTGATGCATTTCTGGCCTGGCTGGCCAAGGAGAAAATTCCCGGCCTGCTGTTTATTTCCGGTGACCGGCACAATACACAGGTATTCCGCCTTAAGCAGCAGGGCGCACCGGTTGTCTATGAGTACTCAAGCTCGCCGCTTACCTCGCGCCTGTCGAAACTGGGCAAGAAAGATCGGGCCAATCCCCGCTATGTCGCGGAACTGGGTGTGGAACAACGTAATTTCGGGACTCTTGAATTCACGGGAGAAGGCGCGGCACGGCGCATCGATGCATCCTGCTTCGATTCGAACGGCAAGCCACTCTGGCAGCACATGCTGGCCAGCGCCAAAATCGATTCCGGCGGAGAACCGGTTTAG
- a CDS encoding GAF domain-containing protein — protein sequence MLQPSSVTGNDKHSFYAGLDKQLAGLLAGERDFIANAANFSALLFLMLPDLNWAGFYLMRGNDLLLGPFQGKPACVRIPVLPVPRGVCGAAAFHRQTQLVGNVHEFPGHIACDSASNSEVVVPLIAPAAAKEKVFGVLDIDSPLLNRFDAGDKAGIEQMVRTFLEMTDLPTM from the coding sequence ATGCTCCAGCCATCCTCCGTCACCGGCAACGACAAACACAGTTTTTACGCAGGCCTCGACAAACAGCTTGCGGGCCTGCTTGCGGGGGAGCGTGATTTCATCGCGAACGCCGCCAATTTTTCAGCGCTGCTTTTCCTGATGTTGCCGGACCTCAACTGGGCCGGGTTTTACCTGATGCGCGGAAACGACTTGCTACTCGGACCGTTCCAGGGCAAGCCCGCGTGCGTGCGTATTCCTGTGCTGCCGGTGCCGCGCGGCGTATGCGGCGCCGCCGCCTTCCATCGCCAAACACAATTGGTCGGAAACGTCCACGAGTTTCCCGGGCACATTGCATGCGATTCGGCGTCGAACTCGGAAGTCGTCGTTCCGCTTATCGCGCCCGCTGCTGCGAAAGAAAAAGTCTTCGGTGTGCTCGATATTGATAGCCCGCTGCTGAACCGTTTCGATGCCGGCGACAAGGCTGGTATCGAGCAAATGGTGCGGACTTTTCTCGAGATGACCGACCTGCCGACAATGTGA